A genomic region of Arachis hypogaea cultivar Tifrunner chromosome 5, arahy.Tifrunner.gnm2.J5K5, whole genome shotgun sequence contains the following coding sequences:
- the LOC112800897 gene encoding flavin-containing monooxygenase FMO GS-OX-like 4, with the protein MPPPINSILRQPPPPLPLMSSLTTRHVAVIGAGAAGLIAARELRREGHHVVVFERGKQVGGTWVYTPESESDPLGVDPKRRVVHSSLYDSLRTNLPRECMGVRDYPFERREGKDRDPRRFPGHREVLMYLQDFAADFGIGEVVRLQTEVVIAGLVEEGKWRVRSRPSNYNRMRSDDCDCVDEIYDAVVVCSGHYVQPRIADNIPGITAWRGKQMHSHNYRTPEPFQDQVIVLIGGAASAVDISRDIATVAKEVHIVDRSLNKNAIGKLPGHDNMWLHSMIDSVHQDGRVVFKDGDTVGAEIIVHCTGYKYDFPFLETNGEVSVDDNRVGPLYKHIFPPALAPWLSFVGLPWKVVPFPMFELQTKWIAGALSNRLALPSKEEMTQDTKAFYSSLEASGTPKRYTHNMANYQWDYDNWIADQCGIPGIEEWRVEMYKFASKNKRLRPESYRDEWDDDELVLEAQRDFSKYLN; encoded by the exons ATGCCACCGCCAATCAATTCCATCCTCCGTCAACCACCTCCGCCACTCCCTCTCATGTCGTCTCTCACGACGCGCCACGTGGCAGTCATCGGAGCTGGTGCCGCCGGCCTAATTGCGGCTCGCGAGCTCCGACGAGAAGGGCACCACGTGGTGGTGTTCGAGCGAGGCAAGCAAGTTGGCGGGACCTGGGTGTACACTCCGGAGAGCGAATCGGACCCGCTAGGCGTGGACCCGAAGCGCAGGGTGGTGCACTCGAGCCTGTACGATTCGCTCCGAACGAACCTGCCTCGGGAGTGCATGGGGGTTCGGGATTACCCGTTCGAGAGGAGAGAGGGGAAAGACAGGGACCCGAGAAGGTTCCCGGGTCACAGGGAGGTGCTGATGTACCTGCAGGATTTCGCTGCCGATTTCGGGATCGGAGAAGTTGTGAGGCTGCAGACGGAGGTGGTGATCGCTGGGTTGGTAGAGGAAGGGAAGTGGAGGGTGAGATCCAGGCCGTCCAATTACAACAGAATGAGATCTGATGATTGCGATTGTGTGGATGAGATTTACGACGCCGTTGTTGTTTGCAGTGGCCACTACGTTCAGCCTCGCATCGCTGACAATATCCCTG GGATTACTGCATGGCGGGGGAAGCAAATGCACAGCCACAATTATAGGACACCTGAGCCTTTTCAAGATCAA GTGATTGTTCTAATAGGTGGTGCAGCAAGTGCTGTCGATATCTCTCGAGACATCGCTACCGTCGCTAAAGAAGTTCACATTGTAGATAGGTCACTCAACAAAAATGCAATTGGCAAGCTACCCGGCCATGATAACATGTGGCTTCATTCTATG ATTGACAGTGTTCATCAAGATGGCCGTGTGGTTTTCAAAGATGGAGACACAGTTGGTGCGGAAATCATAGTACATTGCACAGG GTACAAGTATGATTTCCCATTCCTTGAAACAAACGGGGAAGTAAGTGTAGATGACAACCGTGTAGGACCATTGTACAAGCATATTTTTCCACCGGCATTGGCCCCATGGCTTTCATTTGTTGGGTTGCCTTGGAAGGTTGTTCCCTTCCCCATGTTTGAACTACAGACCAAATGGATAGCAGGAGCTTTGTCAAATCGCCTTGCACTTCCTTCCAAAGAAGAAATGACTCAAGATACTAAAGCATTCTACTCTTCACTTGAAGCTTCTGGCACTCCTAAGCGTTACACTCATAATATGGCCAATTACCAG TGGGACTACGATAACTGGATTGCTGATCAGTGTGGGATTCCTGGTATTGAAGAATGGAGGGTGGAAATGTACAAGTTTGCATCTAAGAACAAGAGGCTGCGACCTGAGTCATACCGTGACGAATGGGATGATGATGAATTGGTTTTGGAAGCTCAACGAGATTTTTCTAAGTATTTGAACTGA